CTTAATCCAGAAAAATATTGATAAGTTGGTAAATGTATTTAATAGAGCCGGTGATATGGCTTATGGAATGTATTTAGGTTGGCTGTTTTTACCTATTCACAAGCAGCTTAAACAAGTTGGATTACGCGCTCAACCTAGATTTCCTGGTGACTTTAGCATATCGAGAGAATGGGGAAATCAGGAAGAAACAGACCAACAGCGTTGGATGTGGAGTACCATCAAGTCAACCAAAGGAGAGTCACTAGGAACTATTGTCACCATTACTTTTCATGACCACACTCAGTTTCGTGTCCCTCAAAAGCCTCAAATTATTGCCTTAACAGAAACAAGCAAAGAGGCTGTTGTAGAGGCACTGTCGCATCGTTGTGCAAACTTTAGAAACGCACTCGAATTTAAGATTGAATACGAAGAGTACCTACGAACCTCAAAGAGCCAAGATTGAAGCTTTGTCTAACTACTTATCTGTGTACTCCTGCTGGCGCATGGGAATTTCAATCCAGAACTCTGTACCTAACCCTGGGCGGGAGTCACATTTAAAAACACCACCGTGTTTATCCACAATTATTTGGTAACTAATCGATAGTCCTAAGCCAGTACCTTTACCCACTGGCTTGGTGGTGAAAAAAGGATCGAAGATACGATTAATATTTTCTTGTAATATACCAGGGCCATTATCAGCAATTCTAATGACAACACTGGATATATTGCCAGAAATTTTACCAACAGCTGTTGTGATTGTAATTGTTGGGATATGAGTTTCTGAGATAGACTGCCTTTGCTGCTCTAGGGCATCGATCGCATTACTTAAAACATTCATAAAAACTTGAT
Above is a genomic segment from Fischerella sp. JS2 containing:
- a CDS encoding DUF6022 family protein produces the protein MESLREFLIENNKRDIFTIAQYVEEHITENWQILIQKNIDKLVNVFNRAGDMAYGMYLGWLFLPIHKQLKQVGLRAQPRFPGDFSISREWGNQEETDQQRWMWSTIKSTKGESLGTIVTITFHDHTQFRVPQKPQIIALTETSKEAVVEALSHRCANFRNALEFKIEYEEYLRTSKSQD